The following proteins come from a genomic window of Streptomyces sp. Sge12:
- a CDS encoding DEAD/DEAH box helicase, whose product MTTTASHHLSPAFPGRAPWGTANKLRAWQQGALDRYIQNQPRDFLAVATPGAGKTTFALTLASWLLHHHIVQQVTVVAPTEHLKKQWAEAAARIGIRLDPEYSAGPLSKDYHGVAVTYAGVGVRPMLHRNRCEQRKTLVILDEIHHAGDSKSWGEACLEAFDPATRRLALTGTPFRSDTNPIPFVTYEEGNDGIRRSSADYTYGYGNALGDGVVRPVIFLSYSGNMRWRTKAGDEIAARLGEPMTKDAISQAWRTALDPRGDWMPNVLRAADQRLTEVRKGIPDAGGLVIASDQDSARAYAKLLREITGSKATVVLSDDTGASKRIDEFSEDGSRWMVAVRMVSEGVDVPRLAVGVYATTISTPLFFAQAVGRFVRSRRRGETASVFLPTIPYLLGFANEMEVERDHVLDKPKKQGEEDPYAESEKEMDEANKQEDEDTGEDEQMSFEALESDAVFDRVLYDGAEFGMQAHPGSEEEQDYLGIPGLLEPDQVQMLLQKRQSRQIAHSRRKPDAEADLLELPADRRPVVSHKELLELRKSLNTMVGAYVHQSGKPHGVIHTELRRVCGGPPSAEATAGQLRERIKKVQEWATRMR is encoded by the coding sequence GTGACTACTACCGCCTCCCACCATCTCTCACCCGCCTTCCCCGGCCGTGCCCCGTGGGGTACCGCCAACAAGCTGCGTGCCTGGCAGCAGGGGGCGCTCGACCGCTACATCCAGAACCAGCCGCGGGACTTCCTCGCGGTCGCCACGCCCGGCGCCGGCAAGACCACCTTCGCGCTCACCCTCGCCTCCTGGCTGCTGCACCACCACATCGTCCAGCAGGTGACCGTCGTCGCGCCGACCGAGCACCTGAAGAAGCAGTGGGCCGAAGCGGCGGCGCGGATAGGCATCCGGCTCGACCCGGAGTACTCCGCCGGACCGCTCAGCAAGGACTACCACGGGGTCGCCGTCACCTACGCCGGTGTCGGCGTGCGGCCGATGCTGCACCGCAACCGCTGCGAGCAGCGCAAGACCCTCGTCATCCTCGACGAGATCCACCACGCCGGTGACTCGAAGTCCTGGGGCGAGGCCTGCCTGGAGGCCTTCGACCCGGCCACCCGGCGGCTGGCCCTGACCGGTACGCCCTTCCGGTCCGACACGAACCCGATCCCCTTCGTCACGTACGAGGAGGGGAACGACGGGATCCGGCGCTCCTCCGCCGACTACACCTACGGCTACGGGAACGCGCTCGGCGACGGCGTCGTCCGGCCGGTCATCTTCCTCTCCTACAGCGGCAACATGCGCTGGCGGACCAAGGCCGGCGACGAGATCGCCGCCCGGCTCGGCGAGCCGATGACCAAGGACGCCATCTCCCAGGCCTGGCGCACCGCGCTGGACCCGCGCGGCGACTGGATGCCGAACGTGCTGCGCGCCGCCGACCAGCGGCTGACGGAGGTCCGCAAGGGCATCCCGGACGCCGGTGGCCTCGTCATCGCCTCCGACCAGGACTCGGCACGCGCCTACGCCAAGCTGCTCAGGGAGATCACGGGCAGCAAGGCGACCGTGGTGCTGTCCGACGACACCGGCGCGTCGAAGCGGATCGACGAGTTCAGCGAGGACGGCAGCCGCTGGATGGTCGCGGTCCGCATGGTGTCCGAGGGCGTTGACGTACCGCGCCTCGCGGTGGGCGTCTACGCCACCACCATCTCGACGCCCCTGTTCTTCGCGCAGGCCGTCGGGCGTTTCGTGCGTTCGCGCAGGCGCGGCGAGACCGCGTCCGTGTTCCTTCCGACCATCCCCTACCTCCTCGGCTTCGCGAACGAGATGGAGGTCGAACGCGACCACGTCCTCGACAAGCCGAAGAAGCAGGGCGAGGAGGACCCGTACGCCGAGTCCGAGAAGGAGATGGACGAGGCGAACAAGCAGGAGGACGAGGACACCGGCGAGGACGAGCAGATGTCCTTCGAGGCGCTGGAGTCCGACGCGGTCTTCGACCGGGTCCTCTACGACGGCGCCGAGTTCGGCATGCAGGCGCACCCCGGCAGCGAGGAGGAGCAGGACTACCTCGGCATCCCCGGGCTGCTGGAGCCGGACCAGGTGCAGATGCTGCTGCAGAAGCGCCAGTCGCGGCAGATCGCGCACAGCCGGCGCAAGCCGGACGCGGAGGCGGACCTGCTGGAGCTGCCGGCGGACCGGCGGCCCGTGGTCTCGCACAAGGAACTGCTGGAACTGCGGAAGTCGCTGAACACGATGGTGGGCGCGTACGTCCACCAGAGCGGCAAGCCGCACGGGGTGATCCACACGGAGCTGCGCCGGGTGTGCGGCGGTCCGCCGAGCGCCGAGGCGACGGCGGGGCAGCTGCGCGAGCGGATCAAGAAGGTTCAGGAGTGGGCCACCCGTATGCGGTGA
- a CDS encoding IclR family transcriptional regulator produces the protein MTAETSQTLDRGLRVLKLLADTDHGLTVTELSNRLGVNRTVVYRLLATLEQHALVRRDLGGRARVGLGVLRLGRQVHPLVREAALPALRSLAEDIGATAHLTLVDGTEALAVAVVEPTWTDYHVAYRAGFRHPLDRGAAGRAILAARQGSLIEPGYTLTHGELEAGASGAAAPLVGVTGLEGSVGVVMLADAVPERVGPRVVDAAREVADALR, from the coding sequence GTGACCGCGGAAACCTCCCAGACTCTCGACAGAGGGCTCAGAGTCCTCAAACTGCTCGCCGACACCGACCACGGTCTGACCGTCACCGAGCTCTCCAACCGCCTCGGTGTGAACCGCACCGTGGTCTACCGGCTCCTCGCGACCCTCGAACAGCACGCCCTGGTCCGCCGTGACCTCGGCGGCCGGGCCCGGGTCGGCCTCGGTGTGCTGCGGCTGGGCCGGCAGGTCCACCCGCTCGTGCGCGAGGCCGCCCTGCCCGCGCTGCGGTCCCTCGCCGAGGACATAGGTGCCACCGCGCACCTGACCCTCGTCGACGGCACCGAGGCGCTCGCCGTCGCCGTCGTCGAGCCGACCTGGACGGACTACCACGTGGCCTACCGGGCCGGCTTCCGCCACCCGCTGGACCGCGGGGCCGCCGGGCGGGCCATCCTGGCGGCCCGTCAGGGCTCCCTCATCGAGCCGGGGTACACGCTGACCCACGGGGAGCTGGAGGCGGGCGCCAGTGGCGCTGCCGCGCCGCTCGTGGGCGTCACCGGGCTGGAGGGCAGCGTCGGCGTCGTCATGCTGGCGGATGCGGTGCCGGAGCGGGTGGGGCCGCGGGTGGTCGACGCGGCGCGGGAGGTCGCCGACGCCCTTCGCTAG
- a CDS encoding S16 family serine protease, producing MLSRLTRLPRPAALAVCAVPVLGLFVAAAFAPLPFVVAIPGLTADVLGSDQGKPVISVTGAPVRDTKGELRMTTIRATGPSSSMKLHELVGYWFKTDQAVMPREAVYSTGGSDEEIEKHNLEEMAKSQSAAADAALGYLHKDPKDVKVELNLADVGGPSAGLLFSLGIVDKLDGDGSGGDLTGGRSIAGTGTITADGQVGAVGGVALKTQAARRDGASVFLVPKAECADAQSELPEGLRLVPVTSLTDAVNSLRALNRGEAVPSC from the coding sequence GTGCTCTCACGCCTCACACGTCTGCCGCGTCCCGCCGCCCTGGCCGTCTGCGCCGTGCCCGTGCTCGGGCTGTTCGTCGCGGCGGCCTTCGCGCCGCTGCCCTTCGTGGTCGCCATTCCGGGGCTCACGGCCGACGTTCTGGGGTCCGATCAGGGCAAGCCGGTCATCAGCGTCACCGGGGCCCCGGTCCGGGACACCAAGGGCGAGCTGCGGATGACCACCATCCGCGCCACCGGCCCGTCCTCGTCGATGAAGCTGCACGAGCTCGTCGGGTACTGGTTCAAGACCGATCAGGCGGTCATGCCCAGGGAGGCCGTCTACTCCACGGGCGGAAGCGACGAGGAGATCGAGAAGCACAATCTGGAGGAAATGGCCAAGTCGCAGTCGGCCGCCGCCGACGCCGCCCTCGGCTATCTCCACAAGGACCCCAAGGACGTGAAGGTCGAGCTCAACCTCGCCGACGTCGGCGGCCCGAGCGCCGGGCTGCTCTTCTCCCTCGGCATCGTCGACAAGCTCGACGGCGACGGCAGCGGCGGCGACCTCACCGGCGGTCGCAGCATCGCCGGTACGGGCACCATCACCGCCGACGGCCAGGTCGGCGCGGTCGGCGGGGTGGCCCTCAAGACGCAGGCCGCGCGGCGCGACGGGGCGAGCGTGTTCCTCGTACCGAAGGCCGAGTGCGCGGACGCGCAGTCGGAGCTTCCCGAGGGGCTGCGGCTCGTGCCCGTCACTTCGCTGACGGATGCGGTGAACTCCCTTCGGGCACTGAACCGGGGAGAGGCCGTTCCGAGCTGCTGA
- a CDS encoding MFS transporter, with product MRPLAGVLAANTISIAGSSLTLIGVPWFVLQTTGSAGRAGIVAFCATLPVIVAALVGGPVIDRIGRRRVSVASDLISGVSVGAIPLLHYAGLLEFWMLCALMAVGGLVHTPGLTARAVLLPNLAEHAGTTITRAAGLYDAVSRGARMIGAAVAGLLIAVFGAETVLLLDAATFGASALLITAFLRGVPAAEPQRTAGKVSVKAYRAELAEGWAFMVRTRLLLGVTVMVMMTNGLDQGWSAVLLPVHGRETLGGATAIGLMISLFGGFALLGALLYGMWGERFPRRAVFTAAFLLSGATRYVVAAVTDTTLPLAVTMALAGLGAGMLNPILTTVMYEQVPESLRSRVSGVATAGCELTMPLGGLAAGLLVDGFGVAPALLLFGGTYLLTTLAPMAFPAWRGLDPEPAVSSSERPLPGSVPEGSSPHPSAK from the coding sequence ATGCGCCCGCTGGCCGGCGTACTGGCCGCCAACACCATCTCCATCGCCGGGAGTTCCCTCACCCTCATCGGCGTGCCGTGGTTCGTGCTCCAGACCACGGGCAGCGCCGGCCGGGCCGGGATCGTCGCCTTCTGCGCCACCCTGCCCGTCATCGTGGCCGCTCTGGTCGGCGGACCGGTCATCGACCGGATCGGCCGCCGCCGGGTCTCCGTCGCCTCCGACCTGATCAGCGGAGTGTCGGTCGGCGCGATCCCGCTGCTGCACTACGCGGGCCTGCTGGAGTTCTGGATGCTGTGCGCGCTGATGGCCGTCGGCGGCCTCGTGCACACCCCGGGGCTGACCGCCCGCGCCGTGCTCCTGCCGAATCTCGCCGAGCACGCCGGCACCACCATCACCCGGGCCGCCGGCCTCTACGACGCGGTCTCGCGCGGCGCCCGGATGATCGGGGCCGCGGTGGCCGGCCTGCTCATCGCCGTGTTCGGCGCCGAGACCGTCCTGCTGCTGGACGCCGCCACCTTCGGGGCGTCGGCGCTGCTGATCACCGCCTTCCTGCGCGGGGTCCCGGCCGCCGAACCGCAGCGCACCGCCGGAAAGGTGTCCGTCAAGGCCTACCGGGCCGAACTCGCCGAGGGCTGGGCCTTCATGGTCCGCACCCGGCTGCTGCTGGGCGTCACGGTGATGGTGATGATGACCAACGGCCTGGACCAGGGCTGGTCCGCGGTCCTGCTGCCGGTGCACGGCCGCGAGACCCTCGGCGGCGCCACCGCGATCGGCCTGATGATCTCCCTCTTCGGCGGCTTCGCACTGCTCGGCGCCCTGCTCTACGGGATGTGGGGCGAACGCTTCCCGCGCCGGGCGGTGTTCACGGCGGCCTTCCTGCTCTCCGGGGCGACCCGGTACGTGGTGGCCGCCGTCACCGACACCACCCTGCCGCTCGCGGTCACGATGGCGCTGGCCGGGCTGGGCGCGGGCATGCTCAACCCCATCCTGACCACGGTCATGTACGAGCAGGTGCCGGAGTCGCTGCGCAGCCGCGTCTCGGGGGTGGCCACGGCGGGCTGCGAGCTGACCATGCCGCTGGGCGGACTCGCCGCGGGCCTGCTGGTCGACGGGTTCGGGGTCGCCCCGGCGCTGCTGCTGTTCGGCGGCACGTACCTGCTGACGACGCTCGCCCCGATGGCCTTCCCGGCCTGGCGCGGACTGGACCCGGAGCCGGCCGTCAGCAGCTCGGAACGGCCTCTCCCCGGTTCAGTGCCCGAAGGGAGTTCACCGCATCCGTCAGCGAAGTGA
- a CDS encoding ArsR/SmtB family transcription factor, producing the protein MPENPVEPNVRALDARSLRGLAHPLRMRMLTALRHEGPATASQLAERFGESSGSTSYHLRQLAAHGFVEDAPGHGKGRERWWRAAHEGTSLDESLMRDADPATRGAADVFLREIAATHAQELDAWLRDAHNWSAPWRGGSDLSNFTLRLTAGQSEELLHRIHDVINSYRGLPEAQDTRTVRLHTHVFPLGAAE; encoded by the coding sequence ATGCCCGAGAACCCCGTAGAGCCCAACGTCCGCGCGCTCGACGCCCGTTCACTGCGCGGTCTCGCCCATCCCCTGCGCATGCGGATGCTGACCGCCCTGCGCCACGAAGGACCGGCGACCGCCTCCCAGCTCGCCGAGCGCTTCGGCGAGTCCAGCGGATCCACCAGCTACCACCTGCGCCAGCTGGCCGCCCACGGCTTCGTCGAGGACGCGCCCGGGCACGGCAAGGGCCGCGAGCGCTGGTGGCGGGCCGCCCACGAGGGCACCAGCCTCGACGAATCCCTGATGCGCGACGCCGACCCGGCCACGCGCGGCGCGGCGGACGTCTTCCTGCGGGAGATCGCCGCGACCCACGCGCAGGAGCTCGACGCCTGGCTCCGGGACGCGCACAACTGGTCCGCCCCGTGGCGCGGCGGCTCCGACCTCAGCAACTTCACCCTGCGGCTGACCGCCGGGCAGAGCGAGGAACTGCTCCACAGGATCCACGACGTGATCAACAGCTACCGGGGACTGCCCGAGGCGCAGGACACGCGGACGGTCCGCCTCCACACGCACGTCTTCCCGCTCGGCGCGGCCGAGTAG
- a CDS encoding Lrp/AsnC family transcriptional regulator has protein sequence MGIDELDGRLIVLLAREPRIGVLEASRRLGVARGTVQARLDRLQSNGVIRGFGPQVDPTALGYPVTAFATLEIKQGQGADVRAHLNGVPEVLELHTTTGTGDMLCRLVARSNADLQRVIDRVVGFEGIVRASTAIVMENPVPLRIIPLVEQAAEDDTRG, from the coding sequence ATGGGCATCGACGAACTCGACGGCCGGCTCATCGTCCTGCTCGCCCGCGAGCCGCGGATCGGGGTCCTGGAGGCCTCGCGCAGGCTCGGCGTGGCCCGCGGGACGGTCCAGGCACGCCTGGACCGGCTCCAGTCGAACGGGGTGATCCGAGGGTTCGGCCCGCAGGTCGACCCGACCGCCCTCGGCTATCCGGTGACCGCCTTCGCGACGCTGGAGATCAAGCAGGGGCAGGGGGCGGACGTACGGGCGCACCTGAACGGGGTGCCGGAGGTGCTGGAGCTGCACACCACGACCGGAACCGGGGACATGCTGTGCCGGCTGGTGGCCCGGTCCAACGCCGACCTCCAGCGGGTGATCGACCGCGTCGTCGGCTTCGAGGGGATCGTGCGGGCGTCGACGGCGATCGTCATGGAGAACCCGGTGCCGCTGCGGATCATCCCGCTGGTGGAGCAGGCGGCGGAGGACGACACCCGGGGCTGA